From Balneola sp. MJW-20:
TTCCCGTTCTGTTCCCGATAATAATTAACAAAATTAACGGGAAAGATGCCTTTAATCGTTGACCGGAATACAGATCTTGGTAACCGATGACAGGAGAGGATCTTCGTTTATCGAAATACGAAAGATTTGAAATTTACCGGGAATGGAGCAAGGTTTCTATGCGGTAAGGTATGTTGTTCACAGGCAGTCTGAAAGGGGTCTCTATAATGAATGATCGATCATACATAATTCCCCTTAAGAGGGATATAAAAAACCCCGACCGGCTATCCAACCGACCAGGGTTATCCTGTTCTCCATGAAAGAAATTCATGCTATAAGCGAATGTAATAGATGGATTTATACAAGGAAAGCTTTTGTGGAAAAGTCATTAAATCTGTGGAAAACTTGGGTGGGTTAGCCACCACTTACCTTATTTGATAATAAAAAAGACCCTGGCCGGATATCATCCGGCCAGGGTTTATCCTGTTCTCCATGAAAGCTTGTGTGTAAATCAATTATCCTTATAACTGAATACCCGTACTTTCACTTAGTCATTAAGGGATCCCGGCTCTTTCAGGGCCGGGACCGCGTCGCTTACCCCTTTGTTAGGAACAACCTGAGGTTGATCCGCAGGTGATGCACTTCATGCAGGTACCGTTACGTACCATTGTCATGCTGCCACATTCCGGGCAGGCATCACCTGTGTAGCCAAGCTGTTTCGCCTTTTCGTATTCACTTTCGTAACTGGAACTCTTCTGAGTTGCCTGCTGCACAGGTTCTTCTACCGGGACGGGCTCCGGTTGCGGAGCAACGGCGTCTGCAGTAGAAGCAGACTCAGCTGTAGTAGTTTCAGTGGATCCTGCGGTCTTTTCCGATTCTTCACCGATTGGACGCAGATTTCTGGTTGTGATCTGCTCAGCAGGTACATGTGCCAGGTCTTCGCGACCCAGGTATGTAACTGCCAGCTCACGGAATATGTAGTCGATTACGGAAGTACTCATTTTCACATGAGGATTACCGTTAACCATGCCGCTTGGCTCAAACTTGGTGAATACAAATGCATCAACAAATTCTTCCAGTGGCACTCCGTGCTGCAGACCTAATGAAATGGATATTGCAAAGCAGTTCAGTAATGAACGGAAAGCAGCTCCTTCGCGGTGCATATCGATAAAGATCTCACCCAGCTGACCATTGTCATATTCACCGGTTCTCAGATACACGCTCTGACCTCCGATCTTAACTTTCTGCGTGTACCCTTCTCTACGGAAAGGTAAACGCTGACGACGGGCAACATACTTATGGATGATTCGCTCAGCCACTTCTACTACTTTATTCTGTGCCTGAACGGTTGCTTCATCATTGTCCTCTTCTTCCAGTTCTTCCAGAACATCAGACATGGAGTTCAGCGGCTGAGACAGCTTGGAACCGTCACGATAAAGCGCATTGGCTTTCAGCATAAGCTCCCAGGACATCATATACGCATCCTTGATATCTTCAATACTGGCTTCGTTTGGAAGATTAATGGTTTTGGAGATAGCCCCGGACAGGAACGGCTGAGCCGCTGCCATCATACGGATGTGTCCGCGGGCAGAAATGTACCGGGTACCGATCCGGCCGCACTTATTAGCGCAGTCGAATACCGGAAGGTGCTCTTCTTTTAAATATGGAGCTCCTTCCACGGTCATGGTACCGCATACATAGTCGTTGGCATCCTGGATCTCCTCCCGCGAAAAGCCCAGAAAGCGCAACATGTCAAAACTCATATCTGACAGCTGCTCATCGCTTATACCGAGAACCTCTGTGCAGAAGTCTTCGCCCAGTGTCCACTGGTTGAAGGCAAACTTAATATCAAAGGATCCCGGCAGAGCCTGCTCAATCGCGTTCAGCTTCTCGTCGGTAAATCCTTTGGCTTTAAGGCTTTCCTCATTGATATGCGGGCACCCTTCCAGAGAAGCATGACCTTTGGCATAATTGATGATCTCCTGAGATTCTTTAGCAGTGTATCCCAGCTTTTCAAGGGCTTTAGGCACACTCTGATTGATGATCTTGAAGTATCCGCCACCAGCGAGTTTCTTGAACTTAACGAGTGCAAAATCAGGCTCGATACCGGTGGTATCACAGTCCATTACCAGACCGATGGTACCGGTCGGGGCCAGTACAGTCACCTGTGCATTTCGGTAGCCATGCTCCTCTCCCAGCTCAACTGCTTTATCAGAAGCCTTACGGGCCGCTTTCAACAGATAATCAGGACATACTGAAGCGTCAATACCCAGTGGCTTGACGGTCAGATCTTCATATTCTTTAGGATCAACATTGTATGCTGCACGCTTATGGTTCCTGAGAACCTTTAGCATGTGCTCTTTATTTCTTTCATATCCTTCAAACGTACCGAGTTCAGAGGCCATCTCCGCGCTGGTAGCATACGAGGTCATGTGCATAGTAGCTGTTACAGCTCCTGCAACGGCAACTCCCATATCTGAGTCATATGGAATACCCTGTACCATCAATGCCGCGCCAATATTGGCATATCCAAGTCCGAGGGTCCGGAACACGTATGAAAGTTCAGCGATCTCTTTGGATGGGAACTGAGCCATCAATACTGAGATCTCCAGAACAACGGTCCATATTCGGGATGCATATTCAATTGAATCCACATCGAACTCTGAATAGGTATCATCTTTGAAATATTTCATCAGATTCAAAGATGCCAGATTACAGGCGGTGTTATCCAGGAACATATATTCAGAACATGGATTACTCGCACGGATCTCACCGTCTACAGGACAGGTATGCCATTCGTTGATCGTATCGTGGTATTGTGTACCTGGATCAGCACAGGACCAAGCCGCATATGCGATCTGATCCCATAATTCATTGGCTTTAAATGTCTTACATGGTTCAGGCTCTCTGCCTTCTTCGGCTGCCTTCCGCTTTTCTTTTCTCCAGATAAGGTTCCAGTCCTTATCCTCTTTTACGGCCTTCATGAAAGAGTTAGGTACCCTTACAGAGTTATTAGAGTTCTGACCGCTTACCGTAGCATATGCTTCAGAATTCCAGTCCGTATCATATGAATCAAATTCCAGATCAGTAAAACCCTGAGCGGCAAGCTGTATTACGCGCTCAATGTAGTTAAGAGGAACCTGCTCTCTTTTGGCCTTACGAATCTCATCGCCCAGCTCCTTGTTTTTAAGCGGGTCACGGCTTACTGCACCATTATAGGTACGGCCATCCACATCAACCGGTTTATGACAAAGCTGAATGATATTCTTGAGTCTTTTCTGAACGATCTTTGATCCGGCAACCAGAGCAGCAACTTTCTGCTCTTCCTTAACTTTCCAGTCTATGTAATCTTCGATATCCGGATGATCCAGATCCAGGGTCACCATTTTCGCAGCACGGCGTGTGGTCCCCCCGGACTTGATCGCACCTGCTGCGCGGTCACCGATCTTAAGAAAACTCATCAGACCAGAACTTTTTCCACCACCACTTAGTGGCTCATTCTCACCACGGATGTTAGAGAAGTTTGAACCTGTACCGGACCCGTACTTAAAGAGTCTGGCTTCACGTGTCCACAGATCCATGATCCCTCCCTCATTCACAAGATCATCATCCACGCTCTGTATAAAGCATGCATGAGGCTGCGGATGAGTATAGGCGTCTTTAGACTTGGTCAGTTTACCGGTTTTTCCGTCTACATAGTAATGTCCCTGTGCAGGCCCATTGATTCCATATGCCCAATGGAGTCCGGTATTAAACCACTGCGGGCTGTTAGGGGCCGCCATCTGGTTTGCCAGCATGTAGCACAATTCATCATAGAATATTTTGGCGTCTTCTTCTGTATCAAAGTAATCATGTTTCCAACCCCAGTAAGTCCAACACCCTGCTAGTCGGTGAAAGACCTGACGACTATCAATCTCATGAGTGAATCGCTCGGACTCTTCTTTTTTCTTGAGCTTGGTGGAGTCAGCCTCAGAACGCTGCAGCCATTTCGGTACACCCTTCTCAGAAATTTTCTTAAGAGCAACTGGCACACCGGCCTTACGGAAGTATTTCTGGGCAATGATATCGGTGGCAACCTGAGACCAGCTGTCCGGAACCACGACATCCTCCATATGGAATACCTGTGATCCGTCAGGGTTCTTAATCTCTGAAGTTCTTTTAACAAATTTCAGGTTGCCGAATGGAGAGTCCCAATCGGAATTAGTATAGAAACGATTAAATTTCATAAGCGTCGACCTTATGTGGTTTTGAGGTAAATGTTACTATGTAGATGAGAGATGGAGACCCATTTCAAGGAAGCCCGTACTCTTAAAGAAGTACGAAACAATATAGATGAGTGACGTACTCTCGGCAAGAAAAAAATCAATTACTTTTCCACAATTACCCACACTTATCCACATTAGGCAAAGTACTTATACTACCTAATTTTATATTATATATTATATTATGAATTATATTATATATAAAAATTAATTATGTAATTTAACTTTATCTTAAATCCGCTTTAAAACTGCATTAATTTGCCAATATTAACAGTTTCCATCTTAGATCTGCCAGACAAAAAAAAGGGAAAGTTATCCACATTGAATACTTTCCCTTCCTCTTCATTAACAGTGTTATTCTAAATTAATAAATTTTTAATCTATAATAATGAGAATAAGTTGTACCTAATTTAATTCGTTTTATTCCAATTCTATTTTATATCATTAATTGAACTTTTAATATCAAGATTGTAAAAATCGCATCAGAATATTATCGCAGGCTATTTTTCCGAAGCAAAGTAAAATCCTCCCGGTATGATACCCGTTTCAAAACTGTCGACAGCAACTCCACTCAGATCATAACGAATTGCTTTACCGGCTTGTATATAATTGAGAGGATCTGTGGTCCACAGATAGGGCTCATCTCCAAATGTAGACAGACCGATTGCATAAAAGCCACGGTCAATGAAAGAGCGATTGGTTATCTCCAGGCTTGTAGCATCTATCTCAATTACATTATCAGAAATCAGGTACGCTTTGCCCAGTTCAGCATCGATCGTAAGTTCACCGGGATGTCCGCCTATGAACAGTTTTTTTATAAGTGTTCCTTCCTCCCCGTTAAAAATATACACCTCACCGGGAGTATCATCTTCCGGATCG
This genomic window contains:
- a CDS encoding vitamin B12-dependent ribonucleotide reductase, with amino-acid sequence MKFNRFYTNSDWDSPFGNLKFVKRTSEIKNPDGSQVFHMEDVVVPDSWSQVATDIIAQKYFRKAGVPVALKKISEKGVPKWLQRSEADSTKLKKKEESERFTHEIDSRQVFHRLAGCWTYWGWKHDYFDTEEDAKIFYDELCYMLANQMAAPNSPQWFNTGLHWAYGINGPAQGHYYVDGKTGKLTKSKDAYTHPQPHACFIQSVDDDLVNEGGIMDLWTREARLFKYGSGTGSNFSNIRGENEPLSGGGKSSGLMSFLKIGDRAAGAIKSGGTTRRAAKMVTLDLDHPDIEDYIDWKVKEEQKVAALVAGSKIVQKRLKNIIQLCHKPVDVDGRTYNGAVSRDPLKNKELGDEIRKAKREQVPLNYIERVIQLAAQGFTDLEFDSYDTDWNSEAYATVSGQNSNNSVRVPNSFMKAVKEDKDWNLIWRKEKRKAAEEGREPEPCKTFKANELWDQIAYAAWSCADPGTQYHDTINEWHTCPVDGEIRASNPCSEYMFLDNTACNLASLNLMKYFKDDTYSEFDVDSIEYASRIWTVVLEISVLMAQFPSKEIAELSYVFRTLGLGYANIGAALMVQGIPYDSDMGVAVAGAVTATMHMTSYATSAEMASELGTFEGYERNKEHMLKVLRNHKRAAYNVDPKEYEDLTVKPLGIDASVCPDYLLKAARKASDKAVELGEEHGYRNAQVTVLAPTGTIGLVMDCDTTGIEPDFALVKFKKLAGGGYFKIINQSVPKALEKLGYTAKESQEIINYAKGHASLEGCPHINEESLKAKGFTDEKLNAIEQALPGSFDIKFAFNQWTLGEDFCTEVLGISDEQLSDMSFDMLRFLGFSREEIQDANDYVCGTMTVEGAPYLKEEHLPVFDCANKCGRIGTRYISARGHIRMMAAAQPFLSGAISKTINLPNEASIEDIKDAYMMSWELMLKANALYRDGSKLSQPLNSMSDVLEELEEEDNDEATVQAQNKVVEVAERIIHKYVARRQRLPFRREGYTQKVKIGGQSVYLRTGEYDNGQLGEIFIDMHREGAAFRSLLNCFAISISLGLQHGVPLEEFVDAFVFTKFEPSGMVNGNPHVKMSTSVIDYIFRELAVTYLGREDLAHVPAEQITTRNLRPIGEESEKTAGSTETTTAESASTADAVAPQPEPVPVEEPVQQATQKSSSYESEYEKAKQLGYTGDACPECGSMTMVRNGTCMKCITCGSTSGCS